In Afipia carboxidovorans OM5, the sequence CACAACCACTTGCCATCCAGATAATGGAGTCTTGCTTCATGAGCGAAACGCACTCTGTCACCATCACGCGTCAAGACAAGTTCAAATTCCTGATCGATTTTGAACCTGGACTTGGACAGATCATGGGCGACGAGGCCCCGCCAATCGGCGACGGCACAGGCCCGACGCCGGCCCACCTATTGGCAGCCGCGATGGCTAATTGTCTGTCGGCCAGCCTGGTATTCGCGATCGGCAAGTTCAAGGGCGACCCTGGGCATCTCGTCACTACGGCAACCTGGGAAGTTGGCCGCAATGAACAGAACCGGCTGCGCGTAACCGGCGTCAATGTGGCGATCACGCTGGGAGTCGCAGCCGATACCCTGCCGCGGCTCGATCGCGCACTGGAACAGTTTGAGGATTTCTGCACCGTGTCCCAGAGCGTGCGCGCTGGCATTCCGTTCAATGTTACCGTGAAGGAGATGGATGGAACTGTGCTGAAACAGGGCTGATCCGCTATGTTCTCGCATCTCGGCTCCGAGCATCCGCACCAGCGCCTGTGCGTAGAGGTCGAAGCAATCCCATTCCATCCCCTCGACATCGCAGTGCCGTTGAGCACGACTTCATTGGAAGTATGGCCGAACGCTTCCTCATTGTTACGGGAGTTCCCGCGCACTATTATTGGTTCGATGGTGGATCGTTTTGTGCATCGGGCGAAAGCGAATATTCACGGCATCTAATTGATAAAATGACGCTTACGCCAAACCAAAATGCCGTTCGCAGGCTCATCGCGACGACAGTCTGCATTTCGTAAGCGTTGCCTGCCAATATCCAGCCACCTAAACCAAGAAAGACTATAGTGGTTGCTATGGTAATTGCCACCGCAGATACGGGCGCCCACCTGCGTTTCAGAATCAATCCAACGCCACTGATAATATACGCAAAGCCGGCTGCAAAATTGAAATACAATACGAAAGGCACAATTTTTGCCGCCGAACTTTCTGTCCCATGTAGCTCAAAAAGAGCACGCCCTCCGGAAATAAGCGTGGCTGCTCCGAACAGGATCGCGATTCCGGAAAGTACTTTAATCACCGGATTTGATGTCCA encodes:
- a CDS encoding OsmC family protein — encoded protein: MTATLPERQAAEKMLSLYMNILPNLPTCHAQPLAIQIMESCFMSETHSVTITRQDKFKFLIDFEPGLGQIMGDEAPPIGDGTGPTPAHLLAAAMANCLSASLVFAIGKFKGDPGHLVTTATWEVGRNEQNRLRVTGVNVAITLGVAADTLPRLDRALEQFEDFCTVSQSVRAGIPFNVTVKEMDGTVLKQG